The Verrucomicrobium spinosum DSM 4136 = JCM 18804 DNA segment GCGGCACGCCCTCTGGCATGCGCTCGCCTCACTGGCTGTCGTTGGCCTCGGCATCGGGTTGCAGGTGTCCCTCATCGAGTGGCTCGCGCTGATCCTGGCCATCGGGTTGGTCTGGGTGGCAGAGATCTTCAATACTGCGTTGGAGATCGCCTGTGATGTCATCACAAAGGAGCCTCACCCTTTGATCGGCCTCGCGAAGGACGTCGCTGCCGGAGCCGTACTGGTGGCCGCGTTCATTGCGGCTGCGGTAGGAGCGGT contains these protein-coding regions:
- a CDS encoding diacylglycerol kinase family protein translates to MKLEFPVLRHAWHGLVHVVRTQRHALWHALASLAVVGLGIGLQVSLIEWLALILAIGLVWVAEIFNTALEIACDVITKEPHPLIGLAKDVAAGAVLVAAFIAAAVGAVVFVPRFWEMWRPWV